The Cloeon dipterum chromosome X, ieCloDipt1.1, whole genome shotgun sequence genome includes a window with the following:
- the LOC135947186 gene encoding alkaline phosphatase 4-like, producing the protein MRALETVAACVLLLQATAVCKYLEVVQIEDKNYWYELGKSRLQDQLKKTMNLNRAKNAIFFVGDGMGLTTVTASRIYKGQLNGETGEENYHAFDLFPDIGLVKTYNTDKQVPDSAGTATAMFCGVKTKYYTAGIDSTLPTGECDPELYEAAKVDSLLKWAQDAGKRTGLVTTTRITHATPSAAYAHIAERNWECDGKIPPEYQGCMKDIARQLVEESPGKDINVVFGGGQQQLGFAIGDDDSCERTDGLNLTEIWENDRKAEGVSHRFVINRGQMEELSTEDKVLGLFGFGHMAYDLERDTGADGPPSIVNMTVKAIQMLQRGENGFMLIVEGGRIDHAHHDNFAKLALSEAVRFEEAISAALAMTSRDDTLIVVTADHSHSLTMNGYPKRGNDILGFAHDELDKPIYETLTYANGPGYNVHRKNGSIDSDEYLWKDLTLMEDRDETRYMHFAPIYEETETHGGEDVAVYAIGPQSHLFNGVFEQSYLAHAISCIGKFGPNPTLCSSAPVSAKSTSVLIMAFLYILNRLI; encoded by the exons ATGAGGGCTTTGGAAACTGTCGCCGCTTGCGTTCTGCTGCTGCAAGCGACTGCAGTGTGCAAGTACCTTGAAGTTGTGCAGATAGAAG ataaaaattactgGTACGAATTGGGAAAAAGCCGTCTTCAAGATCAATTGAAAAAGACGATGAACCTCAATCGAGctaaaaacgcaattttctttgttggTGATGGAATGGGCCTAACAACGGTGACTGCATCAAGAATTTACAAAGGGCAACTTAACGGTGAAACAGGAGAGGAAAACTACCATGCATTTGACCTTTTCCCTGACATAGGATTGGTGAAg ACTTACAACACTGACAAGCAAGTTCCTGATTCGGCAGGAACCGCGACAGCTATGTTTTGTGGCGTAAAAACTAAGTATTACACTGCCGGCATTGACTCCACTCTACCCACGGGGGAATGTGACCCTGAGCTTTACGAAGCAGCCAAAGTCGACTCTTTGCTTAAGTGGGCTCAAGACGCTGGAAAGCGAACTGGATTAGTAACAACGACCCGAATCACCCACGCAACCCCATCAGCGGCGTACGCGCACATCGCAGAAAGAAACTGGGAGTGTGATGGCAAGATACCACCTGAATACCAAGGGTGCATGAAAGACATCGCTAGGCAGCTTGTTGAGGAATCGCCAGGCAAAGATATCAAT GTTGTTTTCGGAGGTGGTCAGCAGCAATTGGGATTCGCAATAGGCGATGATGATTCCTGCGAGAGGACTGATGGCCTTAACTTAACTGAAATTTGGGAGAATGATCGCAAAGCGGAGGGAGTCAGTCACCGATTTGTCATCAACAGAGGTCAAATGGAGGAGCTTTCAACGGAGGATAAAGTCCTTGGATTGTTCGGGTTTGGTCACATGGCGTATGATCTTGAGAGAGATACCGGAGCAGACGGGCCACCATCAATCGTGAACATGACGGTCAAAGCCATTCAAATGCTCCAAAGGGGAGAGAACGGATTCATGCTGATA gtcGAGGGCGGAAGGATTGACCATGCCCATCACGACAACTTCGCGAAACTTGCTCTGTCTGAGGCGGTAAGGTTTGAAGAGGCCATATCTGCGGCTCTGGCAATGACCTCCAGGGATGACACCCTCATAGTCGTAACTGCTGATCACTCGCATTCACTCACAATGAATGGTTATCCAAAAAGAGGAAATGATATTCTTG GTTTTGCTCACGATGAGCTTGACAAGCCTATCTATGAGACCCTGACATACGCGAACGGTCCAGGATACAACGTGCACCGCAAAAACGGCAGCATCGACTCAGATGAGTACCTTTGGAAAGACCTAACCTTGATGGAAGACCGAGATGAGACGCGTTATATGCACTTTGCACCGATTTATGAAGAGACGGAGACCCATGGTGGTGAAGATGTTGCAGTATATGCGATAG GCCCTCAATCTCATTTGTTCAACGGCGTTTTTGAACAAAGCTACTTAGCGCACGCTATCTCGTGTATTGGAAAGTTTGGTCCAAACCCCACGCTTTGTAGTAGCGCACCAGTTTCAGCTAAATCAACCTCTGTTTTAATCATGGCTTTCCTTTATATTCTGAACCGTCTCATTTAA